One Bdellovibrio bacteriovorus str. Tiberius DNA segment encodes these proteins:
- the mltG gene encoding endolytic transglycosylase MltG: protein MKKTILVLVLAVVILLASVGGGVAYLAYQFTSSRPSDVAQDVVYEVTPGKGFATIAKELEEKGLVKNATFFNLFARFKGDRSKIKVGEYLLRTNMIPAEVLEAITSGKSIARSFTVSEGLSTYEIAELYEKQGFGTAESFMALVRDPALIQSLLGEKADSLEGYLFPETYMLTKYTDTKTLISNMVKRFLYVYNEVMAQAEIKSMTRNQVVTLASIIEKETGAPEERPLISSVFHNRLAKKMRLQTDPTVIYGKAAALGKIVINITRADLQTPTRYNTYVIYGLPPGPIANPGREAILAAVKPQESQYLFFVSQNDGTHVFSEDYKGHQRAVQKFQLDRKAREGKSWRDLQKRPGTPDKN from the coding sequence ATGAAGAAAACGATTTTGGTTTTGGTTCTTGCGGTGGTGATCCTTTTGGCCTCTGTCGGTGGCGGCGTGGCCTATTTGGCGTATCAGTTTACCAGCTCCCGCCCTAGTGATGTGGCTCAGGATGTGGTTTACGAAGTCACTCCGGGAAAGGGTTTTGCCACGATTGCCAAAGAGCTTGAAGAAAAAGGCCTGGTGAAAAACGCCACGTTCTTTAATCTTTTTGCCCGCTTTAAAGGGGATCGTTCCAAAATCAAAGTCGGTGAATATCTTCTTCGTACCAACATGATTCCCGCTGAGGTTCTTGAGGCGATCACTTCCGGAAAAAGCATCGCCCGAAGCTTCACCGTCAGTGAGGGTCTTAGCACTTACGAGATTGCTGAACTTTACGAAAAGCAGGGCTTTGGCACGGCCGAAAGCTTCATGGCTTTGGTGCGTGACCCGGCTTTGATTCAAAGTCTTTTGGGTGAAAAAGCCGACAGTCTGGAAGGTTATCTGTTCCCGGAAACTTACATGCTGACCAAGTATACGGACACAAAAACGCTGATCTCAAACATGGTGAAGCGTTTCTTGTACGTTTATAACGAGGTGATGGCGCAGGCCGAAATCAAATCCATGACCCGCAATCAGGTTGTGACTTTGGCAAGTATCATCGAAAAGGAAACCGGGGCGCCGGAAGAACGTCCGCTGATTTCTTCAGTCTTCCACAATCGTCTGGCAAAGAAAATGCGTCTGCAAACGGATCCAACGGTGATTTACGGAAAAGCCGCAGCCTTGGGTAAAATCGTGATCAACATCACGCGCGCCGATCTGCAAACGCCGACTCGTTACAACACTTATGTGATCTACGGTTTGCCTCCGGGGCCGATTGCGAATCCGGGGCGTGAGGCGATTTTGGCGGCGGTGAAGCCTCAGGAAAGTCAGTATTTGTTCTTTGTCAGTCAGAACGACGGAACCCACGTGTTTTCTGAAGACTACAAAGGCCACCAGCGTGCGGTTCAGAAATTCCAGTTGGATCGTAAAGCGCGTGAAGGAAAATCCTGGAGAGACCTGCAAAAACGCCCAGGCACTCCGGATAAAAACTAG